In Leptospira stimsonii, a single window of DNA contains:
- a CDS encoding tetratricopeptide repeat protein, whose product MKLQQALEFVKQGNLPRAKEALVQYLHQNPEDPIGNYHLAMCLSHLNELEPAEERFIKAISLNESFVSARVGLGVLYAKKKDKPKAEIQFTKVLEIDENNVNAKKNLASLYTGTGNYAKALELYLSTPESERKDIVSLYAISFCYLKSDQLPQARTFFHELEKLPAPEPMKKDISELKNLIEEKNIESEGIWTLLKKPDSFGESTHNG is encoded by the coding sequence ATGAAACTGCAACAAGCCTTAGAATTCGTAAAACAGGGAAATCTTCCCAGAGCCAAAGAGGCTCTCGTTCAATATCTTCATCAAAATCCCGAAGATCCGATCGGAAATTATCATCTCGCGATGTGCCTTTCTCATCTGAACGAACTGGAACCCGCCGAAGAACGTTTTATCAAAGCGATCTCACTCAATGAATCATTCGTGTCCGCGAGAGTCGGACTCGGCGTTTTGTATGCGAAGAAAAAAGATAAACCGAAGGCGGAAATTCAATTCACAAAAGTTCTTGAGATCGACGAGAACAACGTAAACGCAAAGAAGAATCTGGCTTCTCTTTATACGGGAACCGGAAACTACGCAAAAGCTCTCGAATTATATCTTTCCACTCCGGAATCGGAAAGAAAGGACATCGTCTCCTTATACGCGATTTCATTTTGTTATCTGAAGTCGGATCAACTCCCGCAGGCCAGAACGTTTTTTCATGAACTGGAAAAACTTCCGGCCCCTGAACCGATGAAAAAAGATATTTCCGAACTCAAAAATCTGATCGAAGAAAAAAATATCGAGTCGGAAGGAATCTGGACTCTTCTCAAAAAACCCGATTCTTTCGGCGAATCGACGCATAACGGTTGA
- a CDS encoding slipin family protein, translated as MKIRKDQRGLLFKEGEYVKFLPPGNYFSLLGGNIEIHQVLNPFVSRIDFSFLRNDPILMKELEIIDLKDNEIAIHFEEDKFKSVLKTGIHAFWKGIKARSFIKINLDDPFVSEEIERSILMKPEVKDLVSSYGVESYEKGLLFIENAFVKLLEPGNYFYWKGTKSISVIKADLRQLQTEITGQEIMSKDKIPLRLNFVCQYKITDPIQCLVEIKDYVSQLYIHLQLVLREYIGSLTLDEILSKKEEIGSYVTEKIKTSMPSMGLEILFGGVKDVILPGEIKEILNQVLIAEKKAQANVIMRREETASTRSLLNTAKLMEENATLYKLKELEYVERISEKISQITLTGGIQLIDQLKGLLLPLKDDTQKKS; from the coding sequence ATGAAAATAAGAAAAGATCAAAGAGGCCTTTTGTTCAAAGAGGGGGAATACGTAAAATTTCTCCCGCCCGGAAATTATTTTTCGCTATTAGGCGGAAACATCGAGATTCACCAGGTCCTAAATCCTTTCGTTTCCAGAATTGATTTTTCCTTTTTACGAAACGATCCGATTCTTATGAAAGAATTGGAAATCATCGACCTCAAGGATAACGAGATCGCAATTCATTTCGAGGAAGACAAATTCAAATCCGTACTAAAGACCGGAATTCATGCGTTTTGGAAAGGAATCAAGGCCAGATCCTTTATCAAGATCAATCTCGACGACCCGTTCGTATCGGAAGAGATAGAACGTTCCATTCTAATGAAACCGGAAGTCAAAGATCTCGTATCTTCCTACGGCGTGGAATCGTATGAAAAAGGTCTTCTGTTCATCGAAAACGCTTTTGTTAAGCTCCTAGAGCCGGGAAATTATTTTTATTGGAAAGGGACAAAATCGATTTCGGTGATAAAAGCGGATCTTAGACAACTTCAAACGGAGATCACCGGTCAGGAAATCATGTCGAAGGATAAGATTCCTCTTCGACTCAACTTCGTTTGTCAATATAAGATCACCGACCCGATTCAGTGCCTCGTCGAAATAAAGGACTACGTATCGCAACTCTACATCCATTTACAATTGGTTTTAAGAGAATATATCGGCTCTTTAACGTTAGACGAAATTCTTTCTAAAAAAGAGGAAATCGGTTCTTACGTAACGGAGAAGATCAAAACTTCGATGCCTTCAATGGGATTAGAGATTCTCTTTGGTGGAGTCAAGGACGTAATTCTTCCGGGAGAAATCAAAGAAATCCTGAATCAAGTTCTGATCGCCGAGAAAAAAGCCCAAGCAAACGTGATCATGAGAAGGGAAGAAACGGCTTCCACAAGAAGTTTGTTGAACACCGCGAAACTTATGGAAGAAAATGCGACGCTTTATAAACTAAAAGAGTTGGAATATGTGGAAAGAATCAGCGAGAAAATCAGCCAAATTACCTTGACCGGCGGGATTCAACTCATCGATCAACTGAAGGGATTGCTTTTGCCGCTCAAAGACGATACGCAGAAAAAATCCTAA
- a CDS encoding GAF domain-containing SpoIIE family protein phosphatase, whose protein sequence is MTHADLEFQKLKSILNTSTILNANLDLYQLLPLIMLYSKDLLEAEASSLFLLDETGEFLYCEVALGEKGEIIQKYGRLDMGQGIAGWVAKEKKAIILEDAYSDPRFNQDWDKKTGYRTRSLVCVPLFVEDKIIGTLEILNKTKERAFDSSDLNYLSSLSEVAAIAIQNAKIHDNLKKRILELSLLYEFEKLIVSEKSIHELGNWVLDKILEFLEARTGTIYLADHKSKTLRILAAKGIPKEAVHSIVVPFGEGIAGWVAQERKNLLIQNLEEDKRYNQDAKYKFEANSLISSPLIYRDELLGVISVNSKNSGFAFHNNDLDMLGAIANRLSVTIKNADLFHRVVDSDRELQRAREVMSKVIPTAIPYIKGLDVGSQHIPYSNVGGDFYSVFKLDTERTGFLIADVSGHGLSASVIAAVMNTIISTYDKETLSSPSRFFTGLNHALNNKMAGNFVTAFYCVIDTEKNTILFSNAGHNHPLLLQNATDTMIPLETKGKLIGVIPDLFFEENSTMFCAGDRLVLYTDGLSEHSSEDRSKRYSEELVSLSIRKSISKNVKESSAQIVEDAIEYCNRPKFEDDVTLLVIDRK, encoded by the coding sequence ATGACTCACGCTGATTTAGAATTTCAAAAGTTGAAGAGTATTCTCAATACGAGTACGATCTTAAATGCGAATTTGGATCTTTATCAGCTCTTACCTTTGATCATGCTCTATTCCAAGGATCTCTTGGAAGCCGAAGCGAGTTCCCTCTTTCTTCTCGACGAAACCGGAGAATTCTTATATTGCGAAGTCGCTCTTGGTGAGAAAGGGGAAATCATTCAAAAATACGGTCGCCTCGATATGGGACAAGGAATCGCCGGCTGGGTCGCAAAAGAGAAAAAAGCGATCATCCTGGAAGACGCGTATTCCGATCCGAGATTCAATCAAGATTGGGATAAGAAGACCGGTTATCGAACCCGTTCCCTTGTTTGCGTTCCCCTCTTTGTGGAAGACAAGATCATCGGAACTCTGGAAATTCTCAACAAGACAAAGGAGAGGGCTTTTGATTCTTCCGATCTGAATTATCTTTCCTCCTTGTCCGAAGTCGCCGCGATCGCGATCCAAAACGCGAAGATCCACGATAATCTCAAAAAAAGAATCTTAGAACTTTCCCTTCTTTATGAATTCGAAAAGCTCATCGTTTCCGAAAAGAGCATTCACGAACTCGGCAACTGGGTCTTGGATAAAATCTTGGAATTTTTGGAAGCAAGAACTGGGACGATCTATCTCGCGGATCACAAAAGTAAAACCTTAAGAATCCTAGCCGCAAAAGGAATTCCGAAAGAAGCTGTCCATTCGATCGTGGTTCCTTTCGGTGAAGGAATCGCGGGCTGGGTCGCTCAAGAAAGGAAAAATCTTCTGATCCAAAATCTGGAAGAAGACAAACGTTATAATCAAGATGCAAAGTATAAGTTCGAAGCAAACTCTTTGATCTCTTCTCCTCTGATCTATAGGGACGAGCTCCTCGGAGTCATCAGCGTCAATAGTAAGAATTCCGGTTTCGCATTTCACAACAACGATCTCGATATGTTGGGAGCGATCGCAAATCGACTTTCGGTCACGATCAAGAACGCGGACCTCTTTCACAGGGTTGTGGATTCCGATCGGGAATTGCAAAGAGCAAGAGAAGTGATGTCAAAGGTGATTCCGACCGCGATCCCTTATATCAAGGGTCTAGACGTTGGCTCGCAACATATTCCTTACTCGAACGTCGGCGGGGATTTTTATAGCGTCTTCAAGTTGGATACGGAAAGAACGGGTTTTCTCATCGCGGACGTTTCCGGTCACGGGCTTTCAGCATCCGTGATCGCCGCAGTTATGAACACGATCATCTCGACTTACGATAAGGAAACACTCTCTAGTCCTTCCCGTTTTTTTACGGGACTGAATCACGCTTTGAACAATAAGATGGCCGGAAACTTCGTAACTGCATTCTATTGTGTGATCGATACGGAGAAGAATACGATTCTTTTTTCCAACGCCGGCCACAACCATCCGCTACTTTTACAAAACGCGACGGACACAATGATCCCGTTGGAGACAAAAGGAAAACTTATCGGAGTGATCCCGGATCTATTTTTCGAGGAGAATTCGACGATGTTTTGTGCGGGAGATAGACTCGTTCTGTATACGGATGGTCTTTCGGAACATTCTTCCGAGGATCGATCCAAAAGATATAGCGAAGAATTGGTTTCTCTTTCCATCCGAAAATCGATTTCAAAGAACGTAAAAGAGTCTTCCGCTCAGATCGTCGAGGATGCAATCGAATATTGTAACCGTCCCAAATTCGAAGACGACGTTACACTTCTTGTGATCGATCGAAAATAG
- a CDS encoding DsbA family protein — MQQNDSLQHSILYAVDPLCPWSYGFAPVFERIQEEYKDKIRFSLVLGGLRFGESAELLTPELARILKHEWKDAEALTKQSFQLGILEQKDFRYDSFPACRAVISAQKINSEIAFQYLHTLSKTFFYENQDPTSAETFFKIAETVGIPKKEFQSVFEDKDTEMETQNDFYYGFSLGVSAFPSLVFSDGAESGILARGYHSYEQLDSILKDYFRAVRF; from the coding sequence TTGCAACAGAACGATTCTCTCCAACATTCCATTCTCTATGCGGTGGACCCCCTTTGTCCTTGGTCCTACGGCTTTGCACCGGTCTTCGAAAGAATCCAAGAAGAATACAAAGATAAAATTCGTTTCTCTCTCGTCTTGGGAGGACTTCGGTTCGGCGAAAGCGCGGAACTGCTCACTCCCGAACTTGCGAGAATTCTAAAACACGAATGGAAAGACGCAGAGGCGCTCACAAAACAATCGTTTCAACTTGGGATTCTGGAACAAAAGGACTTCCGCTACGATTCGTTTCCTGCCTGCCGCGCCGTGATCAGCGCGCAAAAAATCAATTCTGAAATCGCATTCCAATATTTGCATACACTTTCCAAAACTTTTTTTTACGAGAATCAAGATCCAACTTCGGCGGAAACGTTTTTCAAGATCGCGGAAACCGTTGGAATCCCTAAGAAAGAATTTCAGTCGGTCTTTGAAGACAAGGATACGGAGATGGAGACACAAAATGATTTCTATTACGGCTTTTCTTTAGGGGTGAGCGCGTTTCCGAGTTTAGTGTTTTCGGACGGAGCGGAAAGCGGCATCCTCGCGAGAGGATACCATTCTTACGAACAACTGGATTCTATCTTAAAGGATTATTTCAGAGCGGTTCGATTCTAA
- a CDS encoding class I SAM-dependent methyltransferase, with translation MRFCNRLRFQKRFFDRFSSSYYFLNFLSFGLANQTRKRSLKTLKIAEGEKVCDLMCGDGSNIGIIKKKFGKNPILGVDISKRMIQRARKRFGENNVTYFAENALSSSISTGSCDAVSCTFGLKTLSAEERRILFSEVYRILKPSGTFVFAELSRPKYGFFFLLWNFYFRQFLPLLGRIFYLPFVGKKYLSDSIDSFESVVKDEKNFRSVFSQVDLFSWYGGIVTGFYGRK, from the coding sequence ATGAGATTTTGTAACCGACTTCGTTTTCAGAAAAGATTTTTTGATCGTTTTTCTTCGAGTTATTATTTTCTCAATTTTCTTTCTTTCGGCTTGGCGAACCAAACAAGAAAAAGATCACTCAAGACTTTGAAGATTGCAGAGGGAGAAAAAGTTTGTGATCTGATGTGCGGAGACGGAAGTAATATCGGAATTATAAAAAAGAAATTTGGAAAGAATCCGATTCTTGGAGTTGATATTTCCAAACGTATGATTCAACGCGCTCGAAAACGTTTTGGAGAAAACAACGTGACGTATTTTGCGGAGAACGCGCTTTCTTCTTCGATCTCTACGGGGTCTTGCGACGCAGTGAGCTGTACATTCGGATTAAAGACTTTATCGGCGGAGGAAAGAAGGATACTCTTTTCGGAAGTGTATCGAATCTTAAAACCTTCGGGGACGTTCGTATTTGCCGAATTATCGAGACCGAAATACGGATTTTTCTTTTTGCTCTGGAATTTTTATTTCCGACAGTTTCTTCCCTTATTGGGGAGAATCTTTTATCTACCCTTTGTTGGAAAAAAATATCTTTCCGATTCGATCGATTCTTTCGAGAGCGTCGTTAAGGATGAAAAGAATTTTCGTTCCGTCTTTTCCCAAGTGGACCTCTTCAGTTGGTATGGAGGGATCGTAACCGGGTTTTATGGAAGAAAATAG
- a CDS encoding J domain-containing protein: protein MAVNTKLDYYRILNLSRNSDLERIESAYREFLEILEADPWNPSLELDREEGTRAYVVLSSPKAREEYDKTLDYEFLLLDTTQVPEEFESFYKVQKLSEGEETREFYSRFLEFKKDLENTLRNLRITVLFFLSAFSLLTIFALSMALAQKNGFLSPGAELFYRKWGILCSAVFIFSGYAIFRKIVASKKKGFENNRGNQSLEDSKKKRS from the coding sequence ATGGCTGTGAATACCAAACTCGACTACTACCGGATTTTGAATCTTTCCCGGAATTCCGACCTCGAGAGAATCGAATCCGCCTATCGGGAATTCTTGGAAATCTTAGAGGCGGACCCTTGGAATCCATCCTTGGAATTGGATCGAGAAGAAGGAACCCGAGCCTACGTCGTCTTGAGTTCTCCCAAGGCAAGAGAAGAATATGATAAGACTTTGGATTATGAATTCCTACTTTTGGACACGACACAGGTTCCGGAAGAATTCGAGTCCTTTTATAAAGTGCAAAAGCTTTCCGAAGGAGAAGAAACCAGGGAATTCTACTCTCGTTTTTTGGAATTCAAAAAGGATTTGGAAAACACACTTCGAAATCTAAGGATCACGGTTTTGTTTTTTTTGAGCGCCTTTTCTCTCCTTACGATTTTTGCGCTTTCCATGGCTCTTGCACAGAAAAATGGTTTTCTCTCGCCCGGCGCGGAGCTGTTCTACAGAAAGTGGGGAATTCTATGTTCCGCAGTATTTATCTTTTCAGGGTACGCGATCTTTCGAAAGATTGTAGCTTCTAAAAAGAAAGGATTCGAGAACAACCGGGGAAACCAATCACTTGAAGACAGCAAAAAAAAACGATCCTAA
- a CDS encoding LIC10816 family protein: protein MNAITIFALALLAVPVFARFARVTKEAMGRYHLIGLGGLFLILGEATRMTADKISPIATLLPVIDIVTAVLAYAGVLFGTLWLSVYYIKHPNEI from the coding sequence ATGAATGCAATCACGATCTTTGCGCTTGCGTTGTTGGCAGTTCCTGTTTTTGCCCGTTTTGCTCGGGTGACAAAAGAAGCGATGGGAAGATATCACCTGATCGGCTTGGGAGGTTTGTTTTTGATCTTGGGAGAGGCAACCCGAATGACAGCGGATAAAATCTCGCCGATTGCGACACTTCTTCCGGTCATCGACATTGTCACTGCGGTCTTGGCTTACGCGGGGGTTCTCTTCGGGACACTGTGGTTATCAGTGTATTACATAAAACACCCGAATGAAATTTGA
- the leuA2 gene encoding 2-isopropylmalate synthase LeuA2, with protein MNQNSESKTVDSSRGIASFEDKKEIQSFAEILQNPLPKHPPFFMDVTLRDGNQALRKPWNLDQKETIFRQLLKLGVQGIEVGFASSNDQEFEACSYLSSIAPDNVVISSLSRAVEQEIEISWKAIQKAPKPRIHIVYPISAFTIENVLKTTPEKVLERISESVAYAKSLVGSRGEVQFSGEHFGDSLENLDFAVEAFRTALNFGADVVNLPNTVERYRPWLFVSMVKAVTNALPEDTRISIHTHNDLGMATATTVESYFSGAVQLETALNGLGERAGNTNTYEVAIALHNCGVDVPLNFSAIYETSRLVSYLSDVPIYEKAPLIGEDVISHRSGIHQDGVAKTRHLQKGAYRAFDAGLIGRPEGDRIEFTSQSGRSAVFCILRDAGEEITLEDAGKLQPILKKISEESGRGELSLEEIQVEWKRMKALSQPKTQN; from the coding sequence ATGAATCAAAACTCGGAATCGAAAACCGTAGACTCGTCGAGAGGTATCGCTTCTTTCGAAGATAAAAAGGAAATCCAATCCTTCGCGGAAATTTTACAAAACCCTCTTCCAAAACATCCGCCCTTTTTTATGGACGTGACCTTGAGAGACGGCAACCAAGCGCTTCGTAAACCTTGGAATCTCGATCAAAAGGAAACGATCTTTCGTCAACTTTTGAAACTCGGAGTACAAGGAATCGAAGTCGGATTTGCTTCCTCTAACGATCAGGAATTCGAAGCCTGCAGTTATCTTTCTTCCATCGCACCGGATAACGTCGTAATCTCCTCACTTTCGAGAGCCGTGGAACAGGAGATCGAAATTTCTTGGAAAGCGATTCAGAAAGCTCCGAAACCGAGGATTCATATCGTATATCCGATCTCCGCTTTTACGATTGAAAACGTTTTGAAGACAACGCCCGAGAAAGTTTTGGAAAGAATTTCTGAATCCGTCGCTTACGCAAAGAGCCTCGTGGGTTCCAGAGGAGAAGTTCAGTTTTCCGGCGAACACTTCGGAGATTCATTGGAGAATCTGGACTTTGCAGTAGAGGCCTTTCGCACCGCTCTGAACTTCGGCGCCGACGTGGTCAATCTTCCGAATACCGTGGAACGTTATCGTCCTTGGCTTTTCGTTTCTATGGTCAAGGCAGTGACGAATGCGTTACCGGAAGACACGAGGATTTCCATCCACACTCACAACGATTTGGGAATGGCGACCGCAACCACTGTGGAATCTTATTTTTCCGGAGCCGTTCAATTGGAGACCGCCTTAAACGGGTTAGGTGAAAGAGCGGGTAATACGAACACATATGAAGTCGCGATTGCGCTTCACAACTGCGGCGTCGACGTTCCTCTGAACTTTTCCGCGATCTATGAAACTTCACGTCTGGTTTCGTATCTTTCGGACGTTCCCATCTACGAAAAAGCTCCTTTGATCGGAGAAGACGTCATCTCTCACAGATCCGGAATTCACCAAGACGGCGTTGCGAAAACAAGACATCTTCAGAAAGGCGCCTATCGGGCGTTTGACGCAGGTTTGATCGGAAGACCCGAAGGAGATCGGATCGAATTTACGAGTCAATCCGGTAGAAGCGCCGTCTTTTGTATCTTACGGGATGCTGGAGAAGAGATCACTCTTGAAGACGCTGGCAAATTACAACCGATCTTAAAAAAAATCTCGGAAGAATCGGGAAGAGGAGAATTGAGTTTGGAAGAGATTCAAGTAGAATGGAAAAGGATGAAGGCGCTTTCGCAACCGAAGACTCAAAACTGA
- a CDS encoding metallophosphoesterase: MENQISRFLIFLSVFTLLIALGYTYTGFRLIPGLGAQGWVSWLAWGMIFLFTLSIPVSYYISLTSHEERIQTAFSYLAFTGLGFFTILFSLVILKDITTASFHGFTSFFPNASGGESDGGRELIERKEFLNQILSFSVLGLAGGLTGIGFYQAHKKLKVISIDVLEKNLHSSLEGFKIVQISDIHIGPTIKKEFLEAVVKTVNELEPDLIAITGDLVDGPVSKLGHHITPLADLKSKHGTFFVTGNHEYYSGALSWIRELKGHGIQVLLNENKILKHGSASLTLAGVTDLKAGTIIAEHTTDPHKAMKGGESGDYKILLAHQPNSVFESTKAGFDLQLSGHTHGGQYFPGNILIYLAQKFVAGLHRHESTWIYVSRGTGYWGPPLRLGAPSEISVIQLRKES, translated from the coding sequence ATGGAAAATCAGATTTCACGTTTCCTCATATTTCTTTCCGTCTTTACCCTGCTCATCGCATTGGGTTATACATATACGGGCTTTCGTTTGATTCCGGGGTTAGGCGCACAAGGTTGGGTTTCTTGGCTTGCGTGGGGAATGATTTTCCTCTTTACCTTGAGTATTCCCGTAAGCTACTATATAAGCCTCACATCTCATGAGGAAAGGATTCAGACCGCATTTTCATATCTCGCGTTTACGGGACTCGGTTTTTTTACGATCCTTTTCAGTCTTGTCATTTTGAAAGACATTACGACCGCGTCCTTTCACGGTTTTACGAGTTTCTTTCCGAACGCGAGCGGAGGAGAGAGCGACGGTGGAAGAGAGTTGATTGAGAGAAAGGAATTCTTAAATCAGATTCTAAGTTTTTCCGTCCTGGGGTTGGCGGGCGGATTGACCGGGATTGGATTCTATCAGGCTCATAAAAAGTTGAAAGTCATTTCGATAGACGTATTGGAGAAGAATCTTCATTCCTCTTTGGAGGGATTTAAGATCGTGCAGATTTCCGATATACATATCGGACCTACGATAAAAAAAGAATTCTTGGAAGCGGTCGTAAAAACCGTAAACGAACTCGAACCCGATCTCATCGCAATCACGGGAGATCTCGTGGACGGGCCGGTGAGCAAACTCGGACATCATATCACTCCGTTAGCCGATCTCAAATCCAAACACGGAACTTTTTTCGTCACCGGAAATCACGAATATTACTCCGGCGCGCTTTCCTGGATTCGAGAACTGAAAGGTCACGGAATTCAGGTTTTGTTAAACGAAAACAAAATTCTAAAGCACGGAAGCGCTAGTCTAACACTCGCAGGAGTGACTGATCTCAAAGCGGGAACGATCATCGCAGAGCACACGACCGATCCGCACAAAGCGATGAAAGGGGGGGAGAGCGGGGATTATAAAATTCTTCTGGCACATCAACCCAACAGCGTTTTTGAAAGTACGAAAGCCGGCTTTGATCTTCAGCTTTCCGGACATACGCATGGAGGTCAGTATTTTCCAGGAAATATATTGATTTATCTCGCTCAGAAATTCGTAGCGGGACTTCACAGGCACGAATCGACTTGGATCTACGTGAGTAGGGGAACCGGATATTGGGGCCCACCTTTGCGTCTTGGAGCGCCTTCGGAGATCAGCGTCATTCAATTGAGAAAAGAATCCTAA
- a CDS encoding phage holin family protein, producing MTHLLFSLILMSLVVEFVFPLINPEFHVVGGWINSIIVVVAFVLINAFMRLILIIMTLGIGIVFYYLSLGLIGLIINAWVILIIGDWFPGTLSVPGFWSAFLGGILLVLANYVGKTESKERKKEKQKG from the coding sequence ATGACCCATCTTTTATTCTCTCTCATTCTGATGTCCCTCGTTGTGGAGTTTGTGTTTCCACTCATCAATCCTGAATTTCACGTAGTAGGGGGTTGGATCAATTCGATCATCGTAGTGGTCGCCTTTGTTCTGATCAACGCGTTTATGAGATTGATCTTAATCATCATGACCCTTGGAATCGGGATCGTCTTTTATTATCTAAGTCTTGGATTGATCGGATTGATCATCAATGCCTGGGTGATTTTAATCATCGGCGATTGGTTTCCGGGAACACTTTCGGTTCCCGGTTTTTGGTCCGCGTTCTTAGGAGGAATTCTTCTTGTTCTTGCGAACTACGTCGGAAAGACCGAATCCAAAGAAAGAAAAAAGGAAAAACAAAAAGGTTAG
- a CDS encoding RHS repeat domain-containing protein: MRACYEYGTAGYITRISVQVNTNGILPGFCNKDIVENITYNEFGQTAGFELGNGIETTYTYDIKGRMVRIHSSGDVGGSTKVLQDAVYSFNNKNDIVGITNATGEFNSQYDYDYDGIGRLTNAIGNYVETADNLNKSFQQSYSYAKNGNLIAKRIHDPANGAIQDEWTYQYTNHQVTNIDSSKTGTDTFTLQYDANGNLTRQRDNAKDLTKRISVDSQDRIVQIQDANNAILGPYWYDEGGFRVRRSALEPKNNQFTNVEILYPSKFYGLEYIESENVITSVNNVYLNGVRIAALNEAGALAYFLTDQVDSVSHVLDDEGNTLSRMQYLPYGDTFVHKGDTNFAPKYNSQELDRESGFYFYNARYYDPGIARFTSADTIIDGESDTQGWNRFSYVKGNPIGAKDPSGHCLTQGMRSFFAATCSNASVQADKATHQDVNNRINYQNNSSFLKTATVVNGLAKGTPTSVGISLAMKAAGKIPGIKEGSEKLNEKLGGDNPKVAELRNFGLVLGSTMVGMGTTGLRGNLGTASSVYKSPITTNPNQYLYRGVHAKHPALNAAKKGNIVPGNSQGSITTEMHNGGGYSAKSPYTSWTDDINVAKEHALKSGKGGVILRVEKGAPEKGATWKWESSPDKFSESERLLKGTRSGADVLRP, from the coding sequence ATGCGCGCTTGTTACGAGTATGGGACCGCAGGATATATCACGCGAATTTCCGTTCAAGTCAATACCAACGGAATTCTTCCGGGCTTTTGCAACAAGGACATCGTAGAAAATATCACTTACAACGAGTTCGGACAAACCGCAGGATTTGAACTCGGGAACGGAATCGAGACGACTTATACCTATGACATAAAAGGGAGAATGGTAAGAATCCATTCTTCCGGAGACGTGGGCGGCTCTACAAAAGTCCTTCAAGACGCGGTCTATTCGTTTAACAATAAGAACGATATCGTCGGAATCACAAACGCAACGGGCGAGTTCAACTCGCAATACGATTACGACTACGATGGAATCGGTCGCTTAACAAACGCAATCGGAAACTACGTCGAAACCGCTGATAATCTCAACAAAAGTTTTCAACAAAGTTATTCTTATGCGAAGAATGGAAACCTAATCGCGAAACGGATTCACGATCCAGCAAACGGTGCGATCCAGGACGAATGGACGTATCAATACACGAACCACCAAGTCACGAATATCGATTCTTCCAAAACCGGAACCGATACGTTTACTTTACAGTACGACGCGAACGGAAACCTAACTCGTCAGCGCGACAACGCAAAAGATCTTACAAAAAGAATCAGCGTAGATTCTCAAGACAGAATCGTTCAAATCCAAGACGCAAACAACGCGATCCTCGGTCCTTATTGGTATGATGAAGGCGGCTTTCGTGTTCGAAGATCCGCACTCGAACCGAAGAACAATCAGTTCACAAACGTAGAAATTCTTTATCCAAGCAAGTTTTACGGACTTGAATACATCGAAAGCGAGAACGTGATTACATCCGTAAACAACGTCTACTTGAACGGTGTTCGGATCGCCGCGTTAAACGAAGCAGGCGCACTCGCCTACTTTCTCACGGACCAAGTCGACTCCGTTTCACACGTGTTAGACGACGAAGGAAATACTCTTTCCAGAATGCAGTATCTCCCTTACGGAGATACCTTCGTTCACAAGGGAGACACGAACTTCGCTCCGAAATACAATTCGCAAGAGTTGGATCGCGAGTCCGGATTTTACTTTTACAACGCTCGTTACTACGATCCGGGAATCGCGAGATTTACCAGCGCGGATACGATCATCGACGGCGAGTCGGATACGCAGGGCTGGAACCGGTTCTCGTATGTAAAGGGTAATCCGATTGGGGCGAAGGATCCAAGCGGGCATTGTTTAACTCAAGGAATGAGAAGTTTCTTTGCCGCTACTTGTTCAAATGCTTCTGTTCAAGCCGACAAAGCAACACATCAAGACGTTAACAACCGAATCAATTATCAGAACAATAGCTCATTCCTAAAAACAGCAACCGTTGTTAACGGATTAGCAAAAGGAACACCTACAAGTGTGGGCATTTCTTTAGCTATGAAAGCCGCAGGAAAAATCCCTGGGATTAAAGAAGGTAGCGAGAAATTAAATGAAAAATTAGGCGGAGACAATCCTAAGGTAGCAGAACTAAGAAATTTTGGTCTAGTTTTAGGATCAACAATGGTTGGGATGGGGACTACAGGCCTTAGAGGAAATCTCGGAACTGCGAGCTCTGTCTATAAATCACCCATAACCACCAATCCAAATCAATATCTCTATAGAGGTGTTCACGCAAAGCATCCTGCACTGAACGCTGCAAAGAAAGGAAATATAGTTCCAGGTAATAGTCAAGGATCAATTACGACAGAGATGCATAATGGCGGCGGATATTCTGCAAAAAGTCCATATACATCTTGGACCGACGATATTAACGTTGCAAAAGAACATGCTTTAAAAAGCGGTAAAGGCGGAGTAATTTTACGGGTAGAGAAAGGTGCACCTGAAAAAGGAGCTACATGGAAGTGGGAAAGTTCTCCTGACAAATTTAGTGAATCAGAACGATTACTTAAAGGTACGAGATCTGGAGCTGATGTATTAAGACCGTGA